From the genome of Paraburkholderia sp. ZP32-5:
GTCGAGCTGCAGAACCCGGATTTCCTGACGCTCGCGAAGGCCTTCGGCGTGCCGGGCGTGCGTGCGAACAACGCGGCCGAATTGCAGGCGGCGATTACCGAATCGCTCGGCGAAAACGGTCCGGTGCTGATCGAAGCACCGGTCGGCGAAATGCCGAGCCCGTGGCATCTGATGCGTTTGCAACCGATGCCGGGCGTCAAGGTGCCGGACGCGGGCCCGCATCCGCTGTCGTCGCGCGCGGGGCTGTGAGCGAATTGCGAACCAGTGGCGTCGCTATGACGACAATACGGAGAACCCGAACATGAATGCCAACGACATCGCGCGGCTCGTGGTCGACAGGACGGATGAAGGCGTCTTCACCGTCGATCGCGCGATCTTTCGCGATCCCGAGATTTTCGAACTCGAGATGCGCTATATCTTCGAGCGCGGCTGGGTGTTTCTCGGCCTCGCGTCGCAGGCGGCGCAGCCGAACGACTATTTCACCACCTGGATCGGCCGCCAGCCGGTGATCGTGATGCGCAGCGCCGACGGCGAACTCGGCGCGTTCATGAACACCTGCCGCCATCGCGGCGCCACCGTCTGCCAGAAACGCCAGGGCAACGCGCGCTATCACGTGTGCCCGTATCACGGCTGGTCGTATGACAGCGGCGGCAAGTCGAAGACGATCAAGGATCTGCAAAGCGGCTGCTATAGCGAAGCGTTTCACGAGGAGAATCACGATCTCGTGCCGGTGCCGCGCTTCGAGCTGTATCGCGGCTTCCTGTTCGGTTGCCTCGATGCGGACGTGCAGCCGCTCGACGAGCATCTGAACGGCACGCGCTTCTTCCTCGATCTGATCGTCGATCAGAGTCCCGATGGCGTCGAAGCGGTGCCGGGATTTTCGACCTATACGTTTCGCGGCAACTGGAAGCTGCAGATGGAAAACGGGCTCGACGCGTATCACCTGACGTCGACGCATCCGAGTTTCATGAAGCTGGTCGAGCGGCGCAATTCGAGCGAATCGCGTTATCAACTGAAGTCGGTCGATTTCGCGAGCTTCACCGAACGCGGCGGCTTCACGTTCGAGAACGGGCATGCGGCATTGTTCACGCCGAATCCGAATCCACAGATTCGCCCGCTCTATGCGTCGATCGACGAGTTGCGCGAACGCGTCGGCGAAGACCGCGCCGCGTGGATGCTGACCACGCGCAATCTCGTGCTGTTTCCGAATGTGCAGATGGCGGAGAACGCATCGCTGCAACTACGCGTGCTGCGTCCGCTTGCGCCGGATCTGACCGAGATGACGATCTACTGTCTGGCGCCGGTCGGCGAATCGGATGAGGCGCGCAACTTCCGTCTGCGCCAGTTCGAGGACTTTTTCAACAGCACCGGCATGGCGACGCCCGACGACACGACCTGCTACGAAGATTGCCAGAGCGGCTATCAGGCGACCAACGTGCAATGGCAGCAGGGCTACTCGCGTGGGATGACGTCGGTGCAGCCCGGTACCAACGAGATCGGCGAACGCATCGGTATCAAGGCGCGCACGAGTCAGATGGGAGAGGTCAAGGTGCAGGACGAGACACTGTTCCATGCGGGCTATCGCGCATGGCTGGCGATGATGCAGGCCGGCTTTGCCAGCGAACGCGCGAATCAGGTGAATCAGGTGGCCGCGCAACCCGTGAAGCTGCACCAGGAGGTGTCGTGACTCACGCGCTTCTACCGGACATCACACAATTTCTCTATGCCGAGGCACTGGCTCTCGACGAACGCCGCTGGGACGACTGGCTCGCGCTGTACACCGAGGACTGCGAGTACTGGGTCCCCGCGTGGAAATCGGAAGACGAACAAACCAGCAATCCGCGGCGCGAACTATCGCTGATCTACTACGCGCAGCGCGCGGGTCTCGAAGACCGCGTATGGCGCGTGAAATCGGGGCGTTCCGTTGCGAGCGCGGTGTTGCCGCGTACCCAGCATCTGATCTCGAATCCGCGCATCGTCGAAGTGGACGATCGCGATGATCGCGGCGTCCAGTCGGTGCAGGTCGCATGCGAATGGACCACGAATCAGTATCAGCCCAAAGACCACACGGTTCAGATGTTCTTTGGCCGCTACCGGCAAACCCTGGTGCGTGACGGCGATACGTGGCGTATTGCGCAAAAACGCATCGTGCTGTTGAACGACTATCTTCCGGCGAAGATCGACTTCTACAGTCTCTAACTGAATGCGCCACGTATTCGCCGTGCGTGGCGCTCGCGGAGCACACTCATGTCGTCACCCGTATCACGCAAGGTGGAGCAGCAACTCACGATCGCCGAGAACGGGCTCAAATGGCCGGAGCCGCCGGTGTTCGCCGACAAGGAAGACGAACGCCGCGATCGCAAGATCCGGCTCGCGGCCTGCTACCGGATTTTCTCGATGCACGGCTTCGATGCCGGCATTGCCGGCCATATCTCGTGCCGCGATCCGATTCTCACCGATCATCTGTGGGTCAATCCGCTCGGTGTGCATTTCAGCCGTATCAAGGTCTCCGATCTGGTGCTGGTCGATCACGCCGGCCGTATTGTCGACGGCAAGCATCCGATCAATGCCGCCGCTTTCGCGATTCATTCGCGCATTCATCAGGCTCGTCCCGACGTGGTCGCGGCCGCGCATTCGCACTCGCGCTATTGCACGACGTTTGCATCGCTCGGCGAACTGATTCCGCCGATCACGCAGGAAGCGGTTGGTTTTTACAACTCGCATTCGCTGTTCGGCAATTACAACGGCATTGCCGCGGACGTCTCCGAGGGCGAACTGATCGCCGAGGCGCTGGGCCCCAACAAGGCGGTGATCTGCCAGCATCATGGCGTGTTCACGGTCGGCGCGACGCTGGAAGAAGCCGTGTCGTGGTATCTGCGAGCCGAGCGTGCGTGCGAACAGGTGCTGCTCGCGCGCGCGGCCGGCACGCCGAAACAGATTCCGCCGGAGATGGCCGCCTATACGGTCAAGCAGGTCGGCTCGCCGCGCGCGGGCTGGTTCGGTTTGCAGCCGTTGCTGGACAAGGTGCTCGCCGAGCAGCCCGATCTGTTCGAATGATCGTGACGGGTTACGCACGCGGGCCGCATCCCAACAGACCCTGCGAGGGGCAATGAAGATCTGTGTATTCGGCGCCGGTGCGATCGGCGGTTTGATCGCCGCGCGACTTGCCGCCAGCGGCACGCCGGTATCGGTGGTGGCGCGCGGCGCGCATCTGCAGGCGATTCAGCGGCGTGGCCTGATCTGGCGCGAACGCGACAGCGAGCGCATCGTGCGCGTCGAAGCAGCCGCCGACGGCAAGTCGCTCGGCACGCAGGACTATGTGATCGTGTCGCTGAAGAGCAATGCATTCGCGGCGGCATGGCCTGCGCTCGAACCGTTGATCGGCGAGCAGACGGTAATCGTGCCGGCGATGAACGGCGTGCCATGGTGGTTCTTTCATCGCTTCGGCGGCAAGCTCGCCGGCATGACACTCGACGACGTCGATCCGCACGCGCGATTAGCTACGCACATCGATGTCGCGCGCGTGCTCGGCTGCGTGATCTATCTGAGCGCGCGCGTGCCGGAGCCCGGCGTGGTCGAGCATATGGGCCGCGAAGATATCGAACTCGGTGAACCGGACGGCAGCATGTCGGCGCGCGCCGAGCGGTTGCGCGCGTGTCTTGCGTCCGCGGGTTTTACCTGCCGCGCGACTGCCGATATCCGCAGCGCGATCTGGAACAAGCTGATCGGCAATGCCGGATTGAATCCGGTGGCCGCGTTGACGCACGCGACGCTCGATCGGATTCTCGACGACCACGGCGTGCGCACGCTGCTCCTCACCGCGATGGATGAAGTGATCGCGGTGGGTAACTCGCTCGGCCTGAAAATCCGACAGACGGCATCCGAGCGGCTGGAAATGGGCCGTTCGCTCGGTGCCGTTGAAGTGTCGATGTTGCAGGACATCAAACAGGGTAGGCCGCTGGAATACGAAGCGCTGTGCGCGGCAGTCGTGCAGATCGGCGAACGCGCCGGCATACCGGTGCCGACGCTGCGCGCGCTCACCGCGTTGATACGGCTGCGCGCGCGGCAACTCAGTTAGGCACTGAGTTAGCCACTGAGTTAGCAACCCGCTCAGGCGAGCCGGTAGCGTCCTTCTTCGTCGCGCGTGATGCCTTGCGCGGCTTCGTTGTCTTCCAGCCAGCGCACGATTTCCCGGCCATCGGTCGAGCCGCTTGCGGCCATCAGGTCGGCGAACAGTTTCGGACCGGCCTGCAACGCGGCGTCGAGCGAGTCGAAGCGGGGCGCGTCGAAAGTCGGCGGCGCAGGGACGCGGTGCTCGAACGAGCGCGTCGCGCCAGGTGCCAGCAGCGGCAAGGTCAGATCGAAGCCAGCCTTCGCGGTCGTGGTTGCGCCGTTCAGCGACGGGTCGAGCGGCATCGCGCGCATGCCCGGCTGAATCACCAGATCGCGATCGGCCTGGAAGCGGGTGGCAAGCGCCCAGTCGATCTGCGCATCGGAAAAAATATCGATGTCCGGATCGACGACGAACACGTGCTTCAGGTTCGCCTGCGACGCGAACACCGCGGCGATCGCGTTGCGCGCTTCGCCCGGCACGCGCTG
Proteins encoded in this window:
- a CDS encoding aromatic-ring-hydroxylating dioxygenase subunit beta — its product is MTHALLPDITQFLYAEALALDERRWDDWLALYTEDCEYWVPAWKSEDEQTSNPRRELSLIYYAQRAGLEDRVWRVKSGRSVASAVLPRTQHLISNPRIVEVDDRDDRGVQSVQVACEWTTNQYQPKDHTVQMFFGRYRQTLVRDGDTWRIAQKRIVLLNDYLPAKIDFYSL
- a CDS encoding aromatic ring-hydroxylating oxygenase subunit alpha is translated as MNANDIARLVVDRTDEGVFTVDRAIFRDPEIFELEMRYIFERGWVFLGLASQAAQPNDYFTTWIGRQPVIVMRSADGELGAFMNTCRHRGATVCQKRQGNARYHVCPYHGWSYDSGGKSKTIKDLQSGCYSEAFHEENHDLVPVPRFELYRGFLFGCLDADVQPLDEHLNGTRFFLDLIVDQSPDGVEAVPGFSTYTFRGNWKLQMENGLDAYHLTSTHPSFMKLVERRNSSESRYQLKSVDFASFTERGGFTFENGHAALFTPNPNPQIRPLYASIDELRERVGEDRAAWMLTTRNLVLFPNVQMAENASLQLRVLRPLAPDLTEMTIYCLAPVGESDEARNFRLRQFEDFFNSTGMATPDDTTCYEDCQSGYQATNVQWQQGYSRGMTSVQPGTNEIGERIGIKARTSQMGEVKVQDETLFHAGYRAWLAMMQAGFASERANQVNQVAAQPVKLHQEVS
- a CDS encoding ketopantoate reductase family protein, which produces MKICVFGAGAIGGLIAARLAASGTPVSVVARGAHLQAIQRRGLIWRERDSERIVRVEAAADGKSLGTQDYVIVSLKSNAFAAAWPALEPLIGEQTVIVPAMNGVPWWFFHRFGGKLAGMTLDDVDPHARLATHIDVARVLGCVIYLSARVPEPGVVEHMGREDIELGEPDGSMSARAERLRACLASAGFTCRATADIRSAIWNKLIGNAGLNPVAALTHATLDRILDDHGVRTLLLTAMDEVIAVGNSLGLKIRQTASERLEMGRSLGAVEVSMLQDIKQGRPLEYEALCAAVVQIGERAGIPVPTLRALTALIRLRARQLS
- a CDS encoding class II aldolase/adducin family protein, producing the protein MSSPVSRKVEQQLTIAENGLKWPEPPVFADKEDERRDRKIRLAACYRIFSMHGFDAGIAGHISCRDPILTDHLWVNPLGVHFSRIKVSDLVLVDHAGRIVDGKHPINAAAFAIHSRIHQARPDVVAAAHSHSRYCTTFASLGELIPPITQEAVGFYNSHSLFGNYNGIAADVSEGELIAEALGPNKAVICQHHGVFTVGATLEEAVSWYLRAERACEQVLLARAAGTPKQIPPEMAAYTVKQVGSPRAGWFGLQPLLDKVLAEQPDLFE